From a region of the Posidoniimonas corsicana genome:
- a CDS encoding bifunctional rhamnulose-1-phosphate aldolase/short-chain dehydrogenase, which translates to MSTTLPSVDVNDLKHVNYLWDDSVASQLDEVERLVYRSNCLGADQRITNTGGGNTSSKVMAADPLSGDEVDVLWVKGSGGDLRTSKRGNFASLYMDKLLALQPLYRDSPNPGPKTPSEDAMVGYFPHCSFNLNPRASSIDTPLHGFLPARHVDHMHPNSVIAIAASRRSKELTTEVFGDEIGWVPWLRPGFELGLMMQREAEANPSLKGLVMSQHGLINWADDDKECYELTLSLIEKAARFIESKDKGEQTFGGQKYQTLNADARKDVLVKLLPWLRGQVCQQKKFIGTVQGDEKILRFVNSNDAPRLAELGTSCPDHFLRTKIKPLYVDWNPQTEDVDALKQKLTAGLEQYRKDYADYYERCKHDNSPAMRDPNPTVILVPGVGMIAWGKNKSESRVTAEFYNCAVEVMRGAEAMDEYIALPQQEAFDIEYWLLEEAKLQRMPPEKDLARDIVVVLGAGNGIGKEVAHRVAKEGAHVVCADLNAEAAQATADELTDIYGQGIGVAGDGISACGPAIGLGVDITNRESIRELYAQTLLAYGGLDKLIVTAGVFVPPSRDGQVTDQQWQLTFNVNVQGSYNVVDECRGLLKEQGLPAAVVLTTSVNGVVSKKGSVAYDTSKAAANHLVRELAIELAPLARVNAIAPATVVQGSTMFPRDRVIASLTKYEIPFEESASDDELRSALANFYAQRTLTKHPITPADQAEAAYFLASDRSGKTTGQIINVDGGLHEAFQR; encoded by the coding sequence ATGTCAACGACCCTTCCTTCCGTCGACGTCAACGACCTGAAACACGTCAATTACCTCTGGGACGACAGCGTGGCGAGCCAGCTCGATGAGGTCGAGCGTCTGGTTTACCGCTCGAACTGCCTGGGCGCCGATCAGCGGATCACCAACACCGGCGGCGGCAACACTTCGTCGAAGGTGATGGCGGCCGACCCGCTGTCGGGCGACGAGGTCGACGTACTGTGGGTCAAGGGATCCGGCGGCGACCTGCGGACCAGCAAGCGGGGCAACTTCGCATCGCTGTACATGGACAAGCTGCTCGCCCTGCAGCCGCTCTACCGCGACAGCCCCAACCCCGGCCCGAAGACGCCGTCCGAGGACGCGATGGTCGGCTACTTCCCGCACTGTTCGTTCAACCTCAATCCGCGGGCGAGCTCGATCGACACCCCGCTGCACGGCTTCCTGCCGGCGCGGCACGTTGACCACATGCACCCGAACAGCGTTATCGCCATCGCCGCGAGCCGCCGCAGCAAGGAGCTGACCACCGAGGTGTTCGGCGACGAGATCGGCTGGGTCCCGTGGCTGCGTCCCGGCTTCGAGCTGGGTCTGATGATGCAGCGCGAGGCCGAGGCCAACCCGAGCCTTAAGGGCCTGGTGATGAGCCAGCACGGCCTGATCAACTGGGCCGACGACGACAAAGAGTGCTACGAGCTGACGCTGTCGCTCATCGAAAAGGCGGCCCGCTTCATCGAGTCCAAGGACAAGGGCGAGCAGACCTTTGGCGGCCAGAAGTACCAGACCCTCAACGCCGACGCCCGCAAGGACGTGCTGGTCAAGCTGCTGCCGTGGCTGCGGGGCCAGGTCTGCCAGCAGAAGAAGTTCATCGGCACCGTTCAGGGCGACGAGAAGATCCTGCGGTTCGTCAACTCGAACGACGCCCCGCGGCTCGCCGAGCTGGGCACCAGCTGCCCGGACCACTTCCTGCGGACCAAGATCAAGCCGCTGTACGTGGACTGGAACCCGCAGACCGAGGACGTCGACGCGCTCAAGCAGAAGCTGACCGCCGGCCTGGAGCAGTACCGCAAGGACTACGCCGACTACTACGAGCGGTGCAAGCACGACAACTCGCCCGCCATGCGGGACCCCAACCCGACCGTGATCCTGGTCCCCGGCGTCGGCATGATCGCCTGGGGCAAGAACAAGAGCGAGTCGCGCGTGACCGCCGAGTTCTACAACTGTGCGGTCGAGGTGATGCGTGGCGCCGAGGCGATGGATGAGTACATCGCCCTGCCCCAGCAAGAGGCCTTCGACATCGAGTACTGGCTGCTCGAGGAGGCCAAGCTGCAGCGGATGCCGCCGGAGAAGGACCTGGCCCGCGACATCGTCGTGGTGCTGGGCGCCGGCAACGGGATCGGCAAGGAGGTGGCCCACCGCGTCGCGAAGGAGGGCGCCCACGTCGTGTGTGCCGACCTCAACGCCGAAGCGGCCCAGGCGACCGCCGACGAGCTGACCGACATCTACGGCCAGGGAATCGGCGTCGCCGGCGACGGCATCTCGGCCTGCGGCCCGGCCATCGGCTTGGGCGTGGACATCACCAACCGCGAGTCGATCCGCGAGCTGTACGCCCAGACGCTGCTGGCCTACGGCGGCCTGGACAAGCTGATCGTCACGGCCGGCGTGTTTGTGCCGCCCAGCCGCGACGGCCAGGTGACCGACCAGCAGTGGCAGCTCACGTTCAACGTGAACGTGCAGGGCAGCTACAACGTGGTGGACGAGTGCCGTGGCCTGCTGAAGGAGCAGGGCCTGCCGGCCGCCGTGGTGCTGACCACCAGCGTGAACGGCGTGGTCAGCAAGAAGGGCTCGGTCGCGTACGACACCTCGAAGGCCGCCGCCAACCACCTGGTGCGGGAGCTGGCCATCGAGCTGGCCCCGCTGGCCCGCGTGAACGCCATCGCGCCGGCGACCGTGGTGCAGGGCTCGACCATGTTCCCCCGCGACCGGGTGATCGCTTCGCTCACGAAGTACGAAATCCCGTTTGAGGAGTCTGCCAGCGACGACGAGCTGCGTTCCGCGCTGGCGAACTTTTACGCTCAGCGGACTCTCACCAAACACCCGATCACCCCGGCCGACCAGGCCGAGGCGGCGTACTTCCTGGCGTCGGACCGCTCGGGCAAGACCACGGGCCAGATTATCAACGTCGACGGCGGCCTGCACGAGGCCTTCCAGCGGTAG
- a CDS encoding rhamnulokinase, whose protein sequence is MQSAHLAIDLGASSGRAMLGLLDGEPLQLKLEEVHRFEHHACTVPTGIVWNLTGIWRQILHGLAAGAARCKELGVELTSIGVDCWGVDFVLVGAGGEVLGLPHCYRDARNEPASDRVVERVGGEEALYARTGIQRMPFNTVFQLEALRAAEPAQLDAASRLLFLPDLFHYWLSGEQATERTIASTGALLDVQSGEWDLGLMGLLDLPSGILGPIIDPGTQVGSLRDALADETGAPRGLKVIAPASHDTASAIAAAPVTDAGAPWAYLSSGTWSLLGAELSQPCSTEAACRAPFTNERGVDGTIRFLKNIAGLWLVQELRREYTDAGQDYSFAKLVELAEAAEPFRTLINPNDARLAAPGAMTPRVAELAAAAGQPAPETPGQFVRCCLESLALCYAQTADRLAGFTGSPIERLHVVGGGTQNKLLNAMTAGALNCQVLTGPTEATAIGNALVQAMGCGAIADLAELRQVVARSEPVEAATPIGAKDDWRQARERFETLSS, encoded by the coding sequence ATGCAGTCCGCTCACCTGGCCATCGACCTCGGCGCCAGTTCCGGACGCGCGATGCTGGGCCTGCTGGACGGCGAACCGCTGCAGCTCAAACTGGAAGAAGTCCACCGTTTCGAGCACCACGCCTGCACCGTCCCCACCGGCATCGTCTGGAACCTGACCGGCATCTGGCGGCAGATCCTGCACGGGCTGGCGGCCGGCGCTGCGCGGTGCAAGGAGTTGGGCGTCGAGCTGACGAGCATCGGCGTCGACTGCTGGGGCGTTGATTTTGTGCTAGTCGGCGCCGGCGGCGAGGTGCTCGGCCTGCCCCACTGCTACCGCGACGCGCGGAACGAGCCCGCCAGCGACCGCGTCGTGGAGCGGGTTGGCGGCGAGGAGGCGTTGTACGCCCGCACCGGAATCCAGCGGATGCCGTTCAACACAGTGTTCCAGCTCGAGGCGCTCCGCGCCGCCGAGCCGGCGCAACTCGACGCCGCCAGCCGGCTGCTGTTCCTGCCCGACCTGTTCCACTACTGGCTATCAGGAGAGCAGGCCACCGAGCGGACGATCGCTTCGACCGGCGCGCTGCTCGATGTTCAGTCGGGCGAGTGGGACCTCGGCCTGATGGGCCTGCTTGACCTTCCGTCCGGCATCCTCGGACCGATCATCGATCCGGGCACGCAGGTCGGCTCGCTCCGCGACGCGCTGGCCGACGAGACCGGCGCCCCACGGGGGCTGAAGGTGATCGCGCCCGCCTCGCACGACACCGCGTCAGCCATCGCCGCCGCGCCGGTAACCGATGCCGGCGCCCCCTGGGCCTACCTGTCCAGCGGCACCTGGTCGCTGCTCGGCGCCGAGCTGAGTCAGCCGTGTAGCACCGAGGCCGCCTGCCGCGCGCCGTTCACTAACGAGCGTGGCGTCGACGGCACGATCCGATTCCTCAAAAACATCGCCGGCCTGTGGCTCGTGCAGGAGCTGCGTCGCGAGTACACCGACGCCGGTCAGGACTACTCGTTCGCCAAGCTCGTCGAGCTGGCCGAGGCGGCCGAGCCGTTCCGCACACTAATCAACCCGAACGACGCCAGGCTCGCCGCGCCGGGGGCGATGACGCCTCGTGTTGCCGAGCTGGCCGCCGCGGCCGGGCAGCCCGCCCCAGAAACCCCCGGCCAGTTTGTCCGCTGTTGCTTGGAGAGCCTAGCATTGTGCTACGCCCAAACCGCCGACCGGCTGGCGGGCTTCACCGGCAGCCCGATTGAACGGCTGCACGTGGTCGGCGGCGGCACGCAGAACAAGCTGCTCAACGCTATGACCGCCGGCGCCCTCAACTGCCAAGTGCTGACGGGTCCCACCGAGGCCACCGCCATCGGCAACGCTTTGGTGCAGGCCATGGGCTGCGGCGCCATCGCCGACCTGGCCGAGCTCCGCCAGGTGGTCGCCCGCTCCGAGCCGGTCGAAGCCGCGACGCCGATCGGCGCCAAGGATGATTGGCGCCAGGCGCGCGAGCGATTCGAAACCCTTTCAAGCTGA
- a CDS encoding L-rhamnose isomerase — MPDLEQRYNLAKEQFAEWGVDADAALQQLSQVAISMHCWQGDDVTGFEGADELGGGLAVTGSYPGKARTPDELRADLDKAYALIPGDHRLNLHACYAELDGATVERDELQPEHFASWIDWAKTNNHGLDFNPTYFSHPKADDGFTLSSPDEGVRKFWIDHGIACREIGASMGAALGSPCVTNIWIPDGYKDLPIDRRGPRERLAASLDAILAKPYDKQHLLDAVESKLFGIGSESYVVGSHEFYLGYAVKNQTVLCLDAGHFHPTELLADKLTSVFQYVDQVLLHVSRGVRWDSDHVVLLTDELNALAQELVRGEYLGRTHIGLDFFDASINRVAAWVIGTRATLKSLLRAMLEPIDRLTAAEQSGDLTTRLALLEEAKQMPWGAVWDYHCERSGVPASDAWLAEVKRYESDVLAKRN; from the coding sequence GTGCCCGACCTTGAACAACGCTACAACCTCGCCAAGGAGCAGTTCGCCGAGTGGGGCGTCGACGCCGACGCGGCGCTCCAGCAACTCTCGCAGGTCGCGATCTCGATGCACTGCTGGCAGGGCGACGACGTCACCGGCTTCGAGGGCGCCGACGAGCTGGGCGGCGGCCTGGCCGTCACCGGGTCGTACCCCGGCAAGGCCCGCACGCCCGACGAGCTCCGCGCCGACCTCGACAAGGCCTACGCGCTGATCCCGGGCGACCACCGCCTGAATCTGCACGCCTGCTACGCCGAGCTCGACGGCGCCACGGTCGAACGGGACGAGCTGCAGCCGGAGCACTTCGCCTCGTGGATCGACTGGGCCAAGACCAACAACCACGGACTCGACTTCAACCCTACCTACTTCTCGCACCCCAAGGCGGACGACGGCTTCACGCTGTCGAGCCCCGACGAGGGCGTCCGGAAGTTCTGGATCGACCACGGGATCGCCTGCCGCGAGATCGGCGCGTCGATGGGCGCCGCGCTCGGCTCGCCGTGCGTCACCAACATCTGGATCCCCGATGGCTACAAGGACCTGCCGATCGACCGCCGCGGCCCCCGCGAGCGGCTGGCCGCTTCGCTCGACGCCATCCTCGCGAAGCCCTACGACAAGCAGCACCTGCTGGACGCGGTCGAGTCGAAGCTGTTCGGCATCGGCTCGGAAAGCTACGTGGTCGGCTCGCACGAGTTCTACCTCGGCTACGCGGTGAAGAACCAAACGGTCCTCTGCCTGGACGCCGGCCACTTCCACCCGACCGAACTGCTGGCCGACAAGCTGACCTCGGTGTTCCAGTACGTCGACCAGGTGCTGCTGCACGTCAGCCGCGGCGTCCGCTGGGACAGCGACCATGTGGTGCTGCTGACCGACGAGCTCAACGCCCTCGCCCAGGAGCTGGTCCGCGGCGAGTACCTCGGCCGCACGCACATCGGCCTCGACTTCTTCGACGCCAGCATCAACCGCGTCGCGGCCTGGGTGATCGGCACCCGCGCGACGCTCAAGTCGCTGCTGCGGGCGATGCTGGAGCCGATCGACCGCCTGACCGCCGCCGAGCAGAGCGGCGACCTCACCACCCGGCTGGCGCTGCTCGAGGAGGCCAAGCAGATGCCCTGGGGCGCGGTGTGGGACTACCACTGCGAGCGGTCGGGCGTCCCCGCCAGCGACGCCTGGCTCGCCGAGGTCAAACGCTACGAGTCCGACGTGCTGGCCAAACGCAATTAG
- a CDS encoding purine-cytosine permease family protein, protein MSDSESTGGEFEREPAPESSLLGFKSFVGMYAGEHCAGTELMLGPLFVAAGVSAFDLIVGLLIGNALAVLSWMLLCAPIATRARLTLYYQLEKICGRHLVTLYNVANGVAFCFLAGSMITVSATALGVWFKFPMPSLGDTYPTSVSWVVAVAALGVVVSIVAAAGYSMVARFANIAAPWMVLVFLAFGLIGLREFMNETGTEVNSLASFWELAKNDIWKGGDPIGDQSKFTFWHVMFFGWFCNMAMHVGMSDLSVFRFAKKSWYGLATASGMYVGHFMAWISASILYALQLHRNPENTDVLPGPLADSAAGVAGLICVIIAGWTTANPTIYRAGLAFQSIIPGASRFWVTVGTGLIVTVVGMFPGVAMGLLGFVAIYGLILMPMGAVIFCDFWLLPRLGLRSYYAEYARIPFNWAAGAAWLGTLAICVGLVKGLPDVTIGGVRVFEIYFVALPGWFIASAIYIGLSKVLQQSPAGEAA, encoded by the coding sequence ATGAGCGATTCCGAATCGACGGGCGGCGAGTTTGAACGCGAACCGGCGCCCGAGAGCTCCTTGCTCGGCTTCAAGAGCTTTGTCGGCATGTACGCCGGCGAGCACTGCGCCGGCACCGAGCTGATGCTCGGGCCGCTGTTTGTCGCGGCGGGCGTCAGCGCGTTCGACCTGATCGTGGGCCTGCTGATCGGCAACGCGCTGGCGGTGCTCAGCTGGATGCTGCTGTGCGCCCCGATCGCCACCCGCGCCCGCCTGACACTGTACTACCAGTTGGAGAAGATCTGTGGCCGCCACCTCGTGACGCTGTACAACGTTGCGAACGGCGTGGCGTTCTGCTTCCTGGCGGGCTCGATGATCACGGTCTCCGCGACGGCGCTCGGCGTGTGGTTCAAGTTCCCGATGCCTAGCCTCGGCGACACCTACCCGACCTCGGTCAGCTGGGTGGTGGCCGTGGCGGCGCTCGGCGTGGTGGTCAGTATTGTGGCGGCCGCCGGCTACAGCATGGTGGCCCGCTTCGCCAACATCGCGGCGCCCTGGATGGTGCTGGTGTTCCTGGCGTTCGGCCTGATCGGCCTGCGTGAGTTCATGAACGAAACGGGGACCGAGGTCAACTCGCTCGCGTCGTTCTGGGAGCTCGCCAAGAACGACATCTGGAAGGGCGGCGATCCGATCGGCGACCAGTCCAAGTTCACCTTCTGGCACGTGATGTTCTTCGGCTGGTTCTGCAACATGGCGATGCACGTCGGCATGAGCGACCTGTCGGTGTTCCGTTTCGCCAAAAAGTCGTGGTACGGCCTGGCGACCGCCTCGGGGATGTACGTAGGGCACTTCATGGCCTGGATCAGCGCCTCGATCCTGTACGCCCTGCAGCTGCACCGGAACCCAGAGAACACCGACGTGCTGCCCGGCCCGCTGGCCGACAGCGCCGCCGGCGTGGCGGGCCTGATCTGTGTGATTATCGCCGGCTGGACCACCGCCAACCCGACCATCTACCGCGCCGGCCTGGCGTTCCAGTCGATCATCCCCGGCGCCTCGCGGTTCTGGGTCACGGTCGGCACCGGCCTGATCGTCACGGTGGTCGGCATGTTCCCGGGCGTGGCGATGGGCCTGCTCGGCTTTGTCGCGATCTACGGCCTGATCCTCATGCCGATGGGCGCGGTTATCTTCTGCGACTTCTGGCTGCTGCCGAGGCTCGGCCTGCGGTCCTACTACGCCGAGTACGCCCGCATCCCGTTCAACTGGGCGGCGGGTGCCGCGTGGCTCGGCACGCTCGCCATCTGCGTCGGCCTGGTCAAAGGCCTCCCCGACGTGACGATCGGCGGGGTCCGCGTGTTTGAAATCTACTTCGTCGCGTTGCCCGGCTGGTTCATCGCCTCGGCGATCTACATCGGCCTCAGCAAGGTCCTGCAGCAGTCCCCCGCCGGAGAAGCAGCATGA
- a CDS encoding NTP transferase domain-containing protein: MPHNPDGPVLLIMAAGAARRYGGLKQLAPVGPGGEAIMEYSIADALAGGFGRVVLVIRKEFEQQFRDKFVDRARGAAPIDFAFQELESGVPAAHLPVEREKPWGTGHAVLCAKNLIDRPFAVINADDFYGPSALAEMGGFLQGVGGQQPMAGAMIGYQLRNTLSDHGTVSRGVCEVTPDGALSTITERHSIARAGDDAVYHAAEGEELRLSGDTTVSMNLWGYPAEVFGELEKRFHAFLDSPREAKQEYEIPTVTRQIMDDGLMTVRVFKTAERWCGMTYQEDLPIAQRRIGSLVEEGKYPKQLW, from the coding sequence GTGCCACACAACCCAGACGGACCGGTCCTGTTGATCATGGCGGCGGGCGCCGCCCGGCGGTACGGCGGGCTGAAGCAGCTGGCGCCGGTTGGGCCCGGCGGCGAGGCGATCATGGAGTACTCCATCGCCGACGCGCTGGCCGGCGGGTTCGGCCGGGTGGTGCTGGTGATCCGCAAGGAGTTCGAGCAGCAGTTCCGCGACAAGTTCGTCGACCGGGCCCGCGGCGCGGCGCCGATCGACTTCGCGTTCCAGGAGCTCGAGAGCGGCGTGCCCGCCGCCCACCTGCCGGTCGAGAGGGAGAAGCCGTGGGGCACCGGGCACGCGGTCCTGTGCGCCAAGAACCTGATCGACCGGCCGTTCGCGGTGATCAACGCCGACGACTTCTACGGCCCGTCGGCCCTGGCCGAGATGGGCGGGTTCCTGCAGGGCGTGGGCGGCCAGCAGCCGATGGCCGGGGCGATGATCGGCTACCAGCTGCGCAACACGCTTTCGGACCACGGCACCGTGAGCCGCGGCGTGTGCGAGGTGACCCCCGACGGCGCCCTGTCGACCATCACCGAGCGGCACAGCATCGCCCGCGCCGGCGACGACGCCGTGTACCACGCGGCCGAGGGCGAGGAGCTGCGCCTGAGCGGTGACACCACCGTGTCGATGAACCTGTGGGGCTACCCGGCCGAGGTGTTCGGCGAGCTAGAGAAACGCTTCCACGCGTTCCTCGACAGCCCCCGCGAGGCGAAGCAGGAGTACGAGATTCCCACCGTCACGCGGCAGATCATGGACGACGGCCTGATGACCGTGCGCGTGTTCAAGACCGCCGAGCGGTGGTGCGGCATGACCTACCAGGAGGACCTGCCGATCGCGCAGCGGCGGATCGGTTCACTCGTTGAGGAGGGGAAGTACCCTAAGCAGCTGTGGTAG
- a CDS encoding ABC transporter permease, with product MLARATTWWTILRICLEERLVYRGDFILGTLMRFLPIVTQIFLWTAVFASVRGGDIRGYSSHDVIAYYLLTMVSRAFSSMPGLASGIARQVREGEIKKFMIQPIDLLSFLLLARIAHKLVYYIVAAIPFALVFWLCGDYFPPWPEPTQALAFVASLIMGFLLGFYLEATIGMLGFWFLEVSSLLFVYMLFNFFFSGHMFPLDFLYGFLPDWLAKVVMLQPLQFLAYFPSAVWLGKVQGWDLALGLMLQAAWVLFFIGASRWAMNAGYQRYSGYGG from the coding sequence ATGCTGGCCCGCGCAACAACCTGGTGGACAATCCTGCGGATCTGCCTGGAGGAGCGTCTGGTCTACCGGGGCGACTTCATCCTCGGCACGCTGATGCGGTTCCTGCCGATCGTCACGCAGATCTTCCTGTGGACGGCCGTGTTCGCGTCGGTCCGGGGCGGCGACATCCGCGGCTACAGCAGCCACGACGTCATCGCGTACTACCTGCTCACCATGGTCAGCCGCGCGTTCAGCAGCATGCCGGGCCTGGCGTCCGGCATCGCCCGGCAGGTCCGCGAGGGCGAGATCAAGAAGTTCATGATCCAGCCGATCGACCTGCTGTCGTTCCTGCTGCTGGCGCGGATCGCCCACAAGCTCGTCTACTACATCGTCGCGGCGATCCCCTTCGCGCTGGTGTTCTGGCTCTGCGGCGACTACTTCCCCCCCTGGCCCGAGCCCACCCAGGCGCTGGCGTTCGTGGCGTCGCTGATCATGGGCTTCTTGCTCGGGTTCTACCTCGAGGCGACCATCGGCATGCTCGGCTTCTGGTTCCTGGAGGTCAGTTCTCTGCTGTTCGTGTACATGCTGTTCAACTTCTTCTTCTCCGGGCACATGTTCCCGCTGGACTTCCTGTACGGGTTCCTGCCGGACTGGCTGGCCAAGGTGGTGATGCTGCAGCCGCTGCAGTTCCTGGCGTACTTCCCGTCGGCCGTGTGGCTCGGCAAGGTGCAGGGCTGGGACCTGGCGCTCGGCCTGATGCTGCAGGCCGCCTGGGTGCTGTTCTTCATCGGGGCCAGCCGCTGGGCCATGAACGCCGGCTACCAGCGGTACAGCGGTTACGGAGGGTAG
- a CDS encoding ABC transporter permease gives MTRQSEIRNPRSQILLYPKLFLTFARNSLIRDMTFRSNFLIEMVSSMTWMVMNLGFYALVYGLLGENSSGPATIEGWTKYEFFVFIATTMFVNSLVQALFMPNAQELSELVRTGGLDFVLLKPVDAQFMLSMRKISWSSLGNFFIALILLAYSLSQLEGRPASVWSFVLYPAYVIAGVAILYSIMITLAATSIWLGRNQSLYDFWFYITNFSRYPMEIYQGPVGDPLQFVFTYIVPILIVINVPAGLMAKPLDPKYAQLALYGAAATAVALIFSRWIFQRALSSYRSASS, from the coding sequence GTGACCCGCCAATCCGAAATCCGCAATCCCAGATCCCAGATACTCCTGTACCCCAAGCTGTTCCTGACGTTCGCGCGCAACAGCCTGATCCGGGACATGACGTTCCGCTCCAACTTCCTGATCGAGATGGTCAGCAGCATGACCTGGATGGTCATGAACCTGGGGTTCTACGCGCTGGTGTACGGCCTGCTGGGCGAGAACTCGTCCGGGCCGGCGACCATCGAGGGCTGGACCAAGTACGAGTTCTTCGTGTTCATCGCCACCACGATGTTCGTCAACAGCCTGGTGCAGGCGTTGTTCATGCCCAACGCCCAGGAGCTGAGCGAGCTGGTCCGCACCGGCGGGCTCGACTTCGTGCTGCTCAAGCCGGTCGACGCGCAATTCATGCTGTCGATGCGGAAGATCAGCTGGTCGTCGCTGGGCAACTTCTTTATCGCGTTGATCCTGCTGGCGTACTCGCTGAGCCAGCTCGAGGGCCGGCCGGCCAGCGTGTGGTCGTTCGTGCTCTACCCGGCGTACGTGATCGCCGGCGTGGCGATCCTGTACAGCATCATGATCACGCTGGCCGCCACCAGCATCTGGCTGGGCCGCAACCAGTCGCTGTACGACTTCTGGTTCTACATCACCAACTTCTCCCGCTACCCGATGGAGATCTACCAGGGCCCGGTCGGCGACCCGCTGCAGTTCGTGTTCACCTACATCGTGCCGATCCTGATCGTGATCAACGTCCCCGCCGGGCTGATGGCCAAGCCGCTCGACCCCAAGTACGCGCAGCTCGCCCTCTACGGCGCCGCCGCCACGGCCGTGGCGCTGATCTTCAGCCGCTGGATCTTCCAGCGGGCGCTGTCCAGCTACCGCAGCGCCAGCAGCTGA
- a CDS encoding alpha/beta fold hydrolase — MPLPHLHLLPGMHGTPELYRPFTDALGNAPHTATHYPDDCSPTAESVLAAIADSTPTDRPYVLLAESFSGMFAALYAATRPDNLVGLVLVNTFLKLPMGPLTCGVTQVKVRPPWVLSSLLLVDGDSSPELRDLTRSIVGRLDPRLVAGRFRLLYRTDATRRAARITAPTLVLHGANDVFVWPYNSRRIERHIPGSQRVKLPGPHLLVQTHPQESLRTIEQWWERHGIVQSPPPQGEGLIAGGPTA; from the coding sequence ATGCCTCTGCCCCACCTCCACCTGCTGCCCGGTATGCACGGCACGCCGGAACTGTACCGGCCGTTCACCGACGCGCTGGGCAATGCGCCGCACACCGCCACGCACTACCCGGACGATTGCTCGCCGACCGCCGAGTCGGTCCTGGCGGCCATCGCCGACAGCACACCCACGGACCGGCCGTACGTGCTGCTGGCCGAGTCGTTCTCCGGCATGTTCGCGGCGCTCTACGCGGCCACACGGCCGGACAACCTGGTCGGGCTGGTGCTGGTCAACACATTCCTGAAGCTGCCGATGGGGCCGCTGACATGCGGCGTGACCCAGGTGAAGGTGCGGCCGCCGTGGGTGCTGTCCAGCCTGCTGCTGGTAGACGGCGACTCCAGCCCAGAGCTGCGCGACCTCACCCGCTCGATCGTCGGCCGGCTCGACCCCCGGCTCGTGGCGGGACGCTTCCGCCTGCTCTACCGCACCGACGCCACCCGCCGGGCGGCCCGCATCACCGCGCCGACACTGGTGCTGCACGGCGCCAATGATGTGTTTGTCTGGCCGTACAACTCGCGGCGGATCGAGCGCCACATCCCGGGCAGCCAGCGGGTCAAGCTGCCCGGTCCGCACCTGCTGGTGCAGACCCATCCGCAAGAGTCGCTGCGGACGATTGAGCAGTGGTGGGAGCGTCACGGCATCGTTCAGTCCCCTCCCCCGCAGGGGGAGGGACTCATTGCCGGCGGACCTACTGCTTGA
- a CDS encoding DmpA family aminopeptidase has product MPRSSSRIVLITIAGLLVTEPTAAQRPRARELGVTPGRFEPGRHNAITDVAGVRVGHATLNQGDSLRTGATAVIPHAGDLYQSKVPAAVAVGNGFGKLVGVTQVDELGQLETPLLLTNTLNVWEAAAALVDRTLAAPGNEAVRSVNPVVGETNDGWLNDIRSRPLTAGHFAQALDAARGGPVAEGCVGAGAGTTTMGYKGGIGTSSRVLPADAGGFTVGVLTQTNFGGRLTIAGHPIDPPPAHARFEPAEPPVEYGSCMMIVATDAPLSARQLKRLARRALVGMARTGANFSHGSGDYVVAFSTHESVRIPNDPAGVTRATLVVEESRLTPLFEATADATEEAIYNALLQATTTTGRDGHTAHALPVDLVKEALKQ; this is encoded by the coding sequence ATGCCCCGCTCTAGCTCACGAATCGTGCTGATTACCATCGCCGGGTTGCTCGTCACTGAACCTACGGCCGCGCAACGCCCCCGTGCACGCGAGCTGGGCGTCACGCCGGGGCGGTTCGAGCCGGGCCGGCACAACGCGATCACCGACGTCGCCGGCGTGCGGGTGGGGCACGCCACGCTCAACCAGGGCGACTCGCTCCGCACCGGCGCCACCGCCGTGATTCCCCACGCGGGCGATCTTTACCAGAGCAAGGTCCCGGCCGCGGTGGCGGTAGGCAACGGCTTTGGCAAGTTGGTGGGCGTCACGCAGGTGGACGAGCTCGGCCAGCTCGAGACGCCCCTCCTGCTCACCAACACGCTCAACGTGTGGGAGGCGGCCGCCGCGCTCGTCGACCGCACCCTCGCCGCGCCGGGCAACGAAGCGGTGCGGTCGGTGAACCCGGTCGTCGGCGAGACCAACGACGGCTGGCTCAACGACATCCGCTCGCGGCCGCTGACCGCCGGGCACTTTGCCCAGGCGCTCGACGCCGCCCGCGGGGGGCCGGTCGCCGAGGGCTGCGTCGGCGCCGGCGCCGGCACGACAACCATGGGCTACAAGGGAGGCATCGGCACCTCGTCCCGCGTGTTGCCGGCCGACGCGGGAGGGTTCACGGTCGGGGTGTTGACGCAGACCAACTTCGGCGGCCGGCTCACCATCGCCGGCCATCCCATCGACCCGCCGCCCGCCCACGCCCGGTTTGAACCGGCCGAGCCGCCGGTCGAGTACGGGTCCTGCATGATGATTGTCGCGACCGACGCGCCGCTCTCGGCGCGGCAGCTCAAGCGGCTCGCCCGCCGTGCGCTGGTAGGCATGGCCCGCACGGGCGCCAACTTCTCGCACGGCAGCGGCGACTACGTGGTCGCGTTCTCCACCCACGAGTCGGTCCGCATCCCGAACGACCCGGCCGGCGTTACCCGCGCGACGCTGGTTGTCGAGGAGTCGCGGCTCACCCCGCTGTTCGAGGCGACCGCCGACGCCACCGAGGAGGCGATCTACAACGCGCTGCTCCAGGCGACCACCACCACCGGCCGCGACGGCCACACCGCGCACGCGCTGCCGGTCGACCTGGTGAAAGAGGCCCTCAAGCAGTAG